In Quercus robur chromosome 11, dhQueRobu3.1, whole genome shotgun sequence, the following proteins share a genomic window:
- the LOC126704987 gene encoding uncharacterized protein LOC126704987, which translates to MKPAQSMHQLMDQIDEYKQVEEDQQQRKGKAKDWGHTTKDCRTLRDYLEQLVKIGKLKQFLHTGAYPPGVMYIVKPHAEDSIPESKQGRMEVRPAFSFSDENKIGTYQPHDNALVVTLQIGGYDVRRVLVDQGSGVEVMYPYLYKGLKLKPKDLVSYDSPLVGFDGKTVIPKGQIRLSIQVGSKVVEVDFIVVNVYSPYTAIMART; encoded by the exons ATGAAGCCTGCTCAAAGCATGCATCAGTTAATGGATCAAATTGATGAGTATAAGCAAGTTGAGGAGGATCAGCAGCAAAGGAAGGGAAAGGCGAAG GACTGGGGACACACTACAAAAGATTGTAGAACTTTACGTGACTACCTGGAACAGTTAGTCAAAATTGGGAAGCTGAAGCAGTTCCT TCATACTGGTGCATATCCACCAGGGGTTATGTACATAGTAAAGCCACACGCTGAGGATTCGATCCCTGAGTCTAAGCAAGGAAGAATGGAAGTCCGACCAGCTTTCAGCTTTTCTGATGAGAATAAAATTGGAACTTATCAACCACATGACAATGCCTTAGTGGTCACCCTTCAAATAGGGGGATATGATGTGAGAAGAGTCTTGGTGGATCAAGGCAGTGGGGTAGAGGTTATGTATCCTTACCTGTACAAGGGACTTAAGTTAAAACCCAAGGATTTGGTCAGCTATGATTCCCCTTTGGTGGGGTTTGATGGGAAGACAGTTATCCCAAAGGGCCAAATCAGACTGTCTATTCAAGTAGGGTCAAAGGTTGTTGAAGTAGATTTCATTGTGGTCAACGTGTATTCCCCCTATACTGCTATCATGGCAAGAACTTAG
- the LOC126706318 gene encoding uncharacterized protein LOC126706318, whose protein sequence is MMNRPKDGGNLQVVAAEKPKHAAESNAIVEYTPPVYKEEEEDLEIKLRRIIDNVPVRVSNTSGSSAGSGSGDFHQYRQMRRKEQDRLSRMDADYQIKKEVAEFNMRREERLRAAEERTAKKRAKRQKKRQRKKEKKIKVNSGAEEPQKEESSDDEGDSDIGEVEE, encoded by the exons ATGATGAACAGACCCAAGGACGGCGGCAACCTTCAAGTGGTGGCGGCGGAGAAGCCGAAGCATGCGGCGGAGTCGAACGCGATTGTGGAGTACACGCCGCCTGTTTAtaaggaggaagaggaggacCTCGAAATCAAGCTCCGGCGGATCATTGACAACGTTCCTGTCCGTGTCAGTAACACTTCCGGTAGCTCCGCTGGCTCAGGCTCCGGTGACTTCCACCAG TATCGCCAGATGAGACGAAAAGAGCAAGATCGGCTTTCTAGGATGGATGCTGACTACCAGATAAAGAAAGAAGTGGCTGAATTCAATATGAGAAGGGAGGAAAGACTGAGAGCTGCTGAGGAACGTACCGCAAAGAAGCGTGCAAAACGtcaaaagaaaaggcaaaggaaaaaggagaagaaaataaaagtaaattcaGGAGCAGAAGAGCCTCAGAAAGAagagtcttcagatgatgaaggGGACTCTGATATCGGGGAGGTGGAAGAATGA
- the LOC126706159 gene encoding reticulon-like protein B11, with the protein MVESNPPRRLNVHQALGGGSVADVILWKKWYGGVVVLMSTSTLWFLFERAGYNLVSFVANVLFLLVVILFFWAKSASLLNRPLPPIPDLEISDESVVKAADAMQIWINSALSIAHDIALGRNLKLFLKVAVGLWVISYIGSLINFLTLVYIGVILSLSVPVVYDKFQDHIDEKLCVIHRILQAQYRKIDDNILKKIPFPSNKQKKIQ; encoded by the exons ATGGTAGAATCCAATCCTCCTCGTCGCTTAAACGTTCATCAAGCTCTCGGCGGTGGCTcag TTGCCGATGTGATACTATGGAAGAAATGGTACGGTGGGGTTGTGGTGTTAATGTCAACGTCGACCTTGTGGTTCCTCTTCGAACGAGCTGGCTATAACCTTGTCTCCTTTGTGGCTAAtgttcttttccttcttgttgTCATTCTCTTTTTCTGGGCCAAATCTGCTTCTCTTCTCAATAG GCCTCTGCCTCCCATTCCTGATCTGGAAATTTCTGATGAGTCTGTTGTGAAGGCTGCTGATGCAATGCAAATATGGATCAACTCAGCATTGTCAATTGCGCATGACATTGCACTTGGGcgaaatttgaaacttttccTTAAG GTTGCTGTTGGTTTGTGGGTTATATCTTATATTGGTAGCCTCATCAACTTCCTCACTCTGGTCTATATTG GGGTTATTCTTAGTCTTTCAGTTCCTGTAGTGTATGACAAATTCCAGGACCACATTGATGAGAAGCTGTGCGTAATTCATAGAATTTTACAGGCACAGTACAGGAAAATTGATGATAACATTCTAAAAAAGATTCCTTTTCCTTCAAACAAGCAAAAGAAGATACAGTAG